A window of Carassius gibelio isolate Cgi1373 ecotype wild population from Czech Republic chromosome A3, carGib1.2-hapl.c, whole genome shotgun sequence genomic DNA:
GCTCTGGTGTCTCCTGGCAACAATATCCTGGTGCTGCCTGAGTACATGTCACAGACTCCAGCATCAGTGATTTTGTTGCTGGGGGAGACCCCTTGCTCAACAAACATCATCAATTATCTGTAAGTCACCCATGAAGAAAATGTGAGAAGACACTGCAGACTCCCTTTGTCACTCTGTCATGAAAGTTTGCCAATGACAGGAACTATAAATGATGCAAGCATTGCTCCACTCTGTCCTGTTCTCAGTGACCTGGCCCTAAGGAACTGCCTGTTGACCTCAGAGCTTGCTGTGAAAATTGGAGACTATGGCCTCAGCCACAGCAAGTACAAGGTGAGTCTGTGAAGGCTTTTAGGATTGCAGCCACGCTGATCCTATTATTTTGACATTGTCTCATTATTTCTTCTTATTCAGTATCGATAATGCATCTTTTCCCTCTGTTAGGATGACTATTATGTAACAGCAGATCAAATATGGGTTCCTCTACGCTGGATTGCCCCAGAACTGATTGATGAAGTCCATGGCAATCTCTTAGTAGTGGACCAAACCAAGGCCAGCAATGTCTGGTGAGAAATAAATCAGAGAAAAACACTATGTCAGAGGTTCTCTACCTTGAGGTCAAAGGAGATTTATCTTGTATTAAACTTTAACATTAAGGTATTTGGATTATTTTTTCAAGGAGGATAAACCTATTTATAAAATATGCCAAAATATGTGCACTAAAACGTCACTTGGACACAAAGGTATAACAATTAGGATGGTGAATGCAGAACTAGCACTTATTTGGATACTCACTTTGGCTAATGTTTGGCTTATAAGAGATAAGCATGCTTTCAAGGATAACGTTGGGCTTTGATAAGCTTCAGCACAACACACCAGGTCAGCAGACTTTTTGCTATGTTTATGTTGCTATGTTCTAAAAAGAATTTTCTCTGCAGGTCACTAGGTGTGACGATATGGGAGTTGTTTGAACTGGGTAACCAGCCTTACAGGCACTATTCTGATAGGCAGGTTTTAACATATGCTGTAAAGGAACAGCAGCTCAAACTGCCAAAGCCCCTGCTGAAAGTGCCTCTGTGTGAACGCTGGTGAGTCGTCTCACAAATCATAATCATCATGAACCACCCAACCCCATTACATCTGATGGTCGAATTCACCACATCCAAACCAATCAGTGTCCCCATCCAGAGACACACCCACCAATGACTTTTcttttaaatacatgtaaagcAATCAATACCTTCTAACCACAGGGTGCCTCCACCAGTCATTGCCATTTCCTCTGGCAGGAACAATAAATGAATACTCCACAACTCCAGCATGGTCAGTCTTTAATTTGCCCCCTATGTAAGGCCATCATTCATACATTTATCCAGTCCTGGAAGCacatattcattaattttaccCCCACACACTCCAATCATTGTCCATCTAATCAAGAGCAGTCATGCATACAAGTATACCACTCCATTCATCACTGGGTACTAAACAATAAATGACCCTACTTTAAATCTGCAAGGGTACTAGCATACTGTCCATATTTCATATCACAAATGAGTTTCTGGCTATCGTCCATACTAGCATCCATTTTAAGTACCCataaaacaataacataataCAGCATTGATAATAAAGCATTAGAAAACtataatataatttagtttttggCCCTATTCTATTCTAATCCTTTACAATCAACCAattctataatattataaatattagttttatagTCTAAAACATTGGCttttctgttgtgtgtgtgagcaggtatGAGGTAATGCAGTTCTGTTGGCTGCAGCCTGAGCAGAGGCCTGTTGTGGAGGAAGTCCATATACTGCTAGGCTACCTGTGTGCTAAGGGTGCAACTGAGTCTGAGGAGGACTTTGAGAAGTGCTGGAACTCTCTCAGGCCAAGTATGGGCTCCAGCAGCTCCCACAGAACACCTGCACCTGAAGTAGCCTCTTCTGCTTCTTCCTCATTTCCTCTACTTGAACACTTCTCTATGGCAGACAGCTTCCAGTCTGAGAATGGGGATGATATATTGACAGTAACTGAGACCAGCCAGGGTCTCAACTTTGAGTATAAATGGGAGCAAGCACGAGCTGAGCAGCCCTACTGCTCCTCTTCAGCGAGTGGACCATTGGGAAAGAATAATCCCCATTACCAGGATGTGTATTACCCTATAAGTAATTCCACAGATAGTTACAAGGGTGAGAGCCTCCCTCTTGGGGTTTCTCCATCCTATTATGAGTCAGACCATCCAGGTGTGGTTCCAGTGCTAAGTGCACACAGCCCCTCAGTAAGTAGCGAGTACTATATCCGCATTGAGGAGCCAGTTGAGTGCAACATCAGCTTAGGAGACAACAATCTTGATTACAGCCCAAGACTTGAAGCCAGTAACAGTAATTTGTCCTCTACAGGCAGGAGGAGTCCCATTGAGTCCCAGCCAAACACCTACTGGTCAGCAGCTAAAGAACCCATCAGTAATGATTATGGTTATGATTCAGATAGTATCCTAACCATGGAGCCACTCCAAAGAAGACTTCCAAGCTCGGTAGAGATAGACCAGTCAGAAGTTTATTTTTCTTCCAATGACAGGAACAATTTACAGTGTGAACAGTCACCTCAAGCAGGGACAGATGTTCATTTGATAAGAGGGCATGGTTCGAACTTTGATGAGCAGAGAAGAGGGTCGGAAGGCCTCTGCCATAGACTGGAGGTGGTAAAGGAAAGCCCACTTGGAGTTTCCGTCTCTCTTAGTAGTCCCAGCTTGGCACACTGTGACCCATACCTTGAGTCTAAGCAGAGAACTGCAGAAAGAAGTATGGCCGGTGAGGCCTATTATGACATTATGGGCCCCTTACAAAAGAATGTGCCCAGACCCCACTACATGAGTATTGATATTGATGCCGGTGATGGCTTTCTTTTGGGGAGGGAGAGTTCTGATCcagaagatgatgatgatctgTTTTCTCAGAACATGTTAACTAATTGGAACTCCAACCACTCAGCAAACAACAACAGTTTAAGCGATCGTACACAAGCTGTGTGTTTTCGAGATGCATACCTTGATTTACGTCACCCGACACCCTCTTCTCATGTTGGGAATTTGAAATCAAGAGCACTGGAAACAAGAAACAGTTGTACATATAATTCCATCAATTCATTCAAAGACCACTCATACATAGAAGCCACAGATAGTACACCCACCTATAGTAACCCCAACGCTGACTCAGAGGGTGGCGAGTACCTACATTTAAGTCCTGACAGTACTCAGGCTGTTGAATCATCTTCCAGATGTCATTCTGTCACAGAAAGTCAGCATATTCATACATGGCAGAAGAACATTGCTCAAAAACATATCAGAAACAATACATCAGACTTCTGTGTAGGAGGTTGCGGCAGAATTAATCCATCAACTCTTCCATCGGAGCTGGTAGCgactaaagaaaatattttacttgAGACAAGGATGTCCTCTGCACAAAAACTTAAACTTGGGACAGATGATTCTGCTGGAGTGTGTGTAAAAATGGTGTCATGCCCTAAGGATCGGTCTAGGATTGTCTCAGAGTGTAACCATTTGACAGACAGCAGGATGGTCCCCGACAACTCCAGTATCAATTTGGTGGAAATTAATGACTGCAGTGACGTCTGTATGGACATCCCTTCTGGAGTTCTAGCAGATTATCCCTCGGACTATACAGAGGTGGGCAATATTGACCTAACTCATAGAACACTTCAGAGAGACATTGGGGCCAGACACTGCGTGGACACAATTAATCTAGCCTCTAGCAGCAGTCCATGTGAGGCCTTCAGCCCTGATAGTTATCACATACCCATTCAGCCGAAATCCTTAGACAGTGGCTATGAAACAGAGAATAATGAATCCCCAGAGTTTATCTTGAAAGACCTTGAAGGGAATCCAGGACTTAGCACTAGTGTAGAATCAGACGAGTGTGACATGTTGCTCCAGATGGACCTAGATGAAGATGTCAATGTAATGCTCCTGCATCCATCCAGCAGTCATCGACCGCTGAACAGCCTTGGTGAGAGGAATCAGTACAGAGACTCTGCTTATTTTTCTGACTATGACATGGAGAATGACAAGAGCCCTAGTGAAGGAGTCCACATGTTCTTCAGCTGCCAAGATGAGGATGATGTCTTTGAAATCAAAGCAGAAAAGGAGGACTCAGAAAATAAATTTGGGAGAGAGGGACGTAACATGGAGAGTGAGAAGGGACATGACATATCTGTGCCAAAGGACAACAATGCAGCCCTTAATGCTAAACAATTGGGTCTTAAAAAGACAAGCCAAAATCTGTGTTCGTCACCTGCATTGGTTCCAGTGATTTCCATGCTTTCACCCTTTCCTCCGGAGATGGGGGGTTGCTTGACCAAGGAGTCTACTCCGGATGATGGTATTGGGCTGGAATCTGATCACTCTGGAGAGGAACCAAACTCTGAATGCTACTCTTCCACAGAGTCTGAAGGGTCTTCCTCAACACAGGAGGCCTCGGGTGTGGTGGAGCACGCTAATGCAGTTACCAGAGATTTTTCCTCAGCAGAGTCACTAGGCTCAGACTCTACCATAGTAGATTTAAGTGGGGAGGTGATCCAAGCAGAGGAGCAAGAAGCCTGTAACAAACTGGACAATCTGGGGCAACGGATTGGAAACAACGAGGAAAAGGATGAATCAGTGGAAGAACATGGCATAGGTTCAGCACTTTCAAAACCAAAGCGTGATGTACCATTGGAGAATATTCTTCCAGCCTTGCCAGAAGATCTAGATATTCCAGCTCCACAGGGGAACGGAGAGGAGGCGGATGAGGAAGATTCAGAGGATAGTGATGAGTCTGATGAAGAACTTCGTAGCTACAACATACAGGAGCAGAGTGATGAGAGCGATGAAGAGTTCCCTGTGGTGCCTGTCGTTGTGAGCGATCGCAGCAGTGCACGGCATCTACGCAGCCTCCTCAAAATGCCCTCCATACTTACACAGTCCTTCTGCGATGAGCTGGAGAGCAAGAAAAAAGCGGTGTCATTCTTTGATGATGTTACTGTGTTTCTATTCGATCAGGTTTGTAGAATTATCTCTTGTAGTATTGAGATACTGCATTAAGTAgaatttaatgttcattttatttcagaaaaatactTTGTTCTGTGCAGTGCCAGTGTCACTCACAGCCTGTGTCTTGCTGTGTATCGACTCAGGAGAGCCCCACGGGTGAGCTTGGGGACTACAGTTTTCCTGTGGAGGGAGAAACCAATTGGAAGGCTTCAGAGGTGGCGCTGCCATGTTCCCAGGATAGGGATATTGCCCCTGAGGATTCACCAGGAAGGAATGTCTCAGAAGAAAGTGAGTGTTCAATAACAATTCCTTTATAGATGTATAATACTTTATTTCATGGGTAGTACCTCTTGTTTAGTGACATTTCACAAGCCTCTCACACTAAATAGGCGGGGCATTTCAGTGGCAAGATGATTTTCCATTAATGCAAAGCCCTTCAACATCAGAACCTGGCTTTGAAGAGATCGCTTCAGCACCCAACTCTCCTGCCAAATCTCCAGATGTAACACCAGCACCTCCGCTTTCCCGATTTAGTGTCTCTCGTTTCTCCATTACGCATGTGTCTGACTCTGACATGGACTCCATTGGAGGTCAGTTCTGCTAACATAAAGACATGGTTGATACAGCTTAGAAACTTTAGGTGCTAGATCTAATGCTTTTAGGTTTGAGTTTGTTGCTATATGCAGGGTTGACATTGAAAGTTAACTAGCTGTCTCTTTTTGTCACACAGGTAAAAGTGAGAATGAAGCCCAGGAGTGAAGGGGTCATTAACCCAGGTGTTTAGAAACTGTATCATTTGGTCTCCTCAGACCCTGGGCTCTCCTGAATCActatatttttgttcttttaaacgTGCTGGACAAAAGGGTCCTGTAAACCTGATATGCTGTTTGGAAACAGTGCCTCATACTGTAATGGATTAGCCTGTCCCTCCCTTGACAGATGGTTGTTGAGTGACAGATTTTTGAAGAGAAAGTTATAAGTACAGAAAAAGAGATCTCTATATAACACATCATATTTATTATCGACGTATAAGAACATGAGGTATGATGTTTATAACTTATTTGCACAATTCAGTATCATGCTGAAATCATCCTTTTTTACACATAACTTGTAGAAAACAATATAGATACAAGGTTGCTCTCCTCATTTGCTTGTCATGCCCCATATTTTCAATATCTGTTTTAGAGTCTGAAAGATCTGTCATagtgctttacatttttctggttgacCCAATGAGCTGCATAAAATAATTACAAGATGTTCTGCCCTCATAAACGAAAGATCCACATTTATTACTGAGGGTGACAAAAATGATTTACATTGAGTGATAAAAgtgatattttctatatttgactTTAGCTCAGGGGTGTTAAGGACATGGTACAAAATTAGattatattaacaatataaaCCATCACACTTAAAAGTCTTCAACAtggttttacttttttgtttttttttacgctGAAGAACATTTTTACTACCTGCACTTTCGTTATTGACTCAAGATATCTTACCAAAATTAGTACTTCACCAAAATtatcaaaaatgcattttaaccaTTAACTCATTAATACATCTTCTATTTAAATCTCCCAAATATTTTACAGATGACCGATATATTAAAGTACTTGTTTGTACTGAGAAGCAATGAAAGTATTGCAGACCAGATAATAAACCAGCCATTTTCCTTCAACTAGTATGGTAGCATGCATATTTATGATGGCTCACAAATGGGTCATTCCTGTTATGCCGCAATTCAAACTTAGACATTCAGAAATATCAGGCacttaaacactttaaaaaaagctTGTGCTACATTCTGAGTGATCTGAAGTCGTCAACTTAATTTGAGAAATAGAAgaatttaagttatttaaaaagatACATCCAAAGTTTGCTATGGCACAGAGATCACCTTTCGTAATGCTTCTTGACTGCAACTTTTGGATGTTTTCATGAGTGCAAGGTTTCACTGTTATATAGTTAAAATAAACGATTATAAAAGCGatttgtctgtttttcacgtaAAACTGTATGACTTCTGAGGAATTAAATAAGCTACATTTATGATACATGTATGGTGCTTTTGCCATATTTGGAGCTGTAGCTCAGACATTCAATTCTTTGTGTTccaaaacttgaatttaatttatcATCCAGTATGACATATGATAGGGGCATGAAAATGCTGGTACTGGGGGTGATAAGTTTACTGGTGCTTGTAAGGATCAGAACTTTAGGAAGTCTATCACAGCAGTCGGTCTCGGGCATGAAGAAGTTTTGCTTTGAATCCGAGTGCTACAGGAACTGATTTCAGGAAGAAACCAGTGGGTTATCAAAGTCACAGCTGTATACTTTACACCTGTGGCACTCAAAGACACATAAACAAGTTAAAGAAGGAAGAGTGCCCATCTCGCCTGTGAACAAAATGTGTTACAAACAATAATGGCAGCTCGTGCAGATCTGATCCTTCATCTGTGATGATGCCTTGTTTCAGAagtgttatttttgttaaatccaATAACAAATAGATGTACTACAAAAAATGTACTACAAAACAGTTCAGATGGTCCAGATGGCATGTGGGCCTTGTGTTTCTACAAGTCTCTCTCAGTATATTTTGTCTTTTGCCCTTATATGATCGGAGGTGTTACACCGAGGCAAGTTACGACCTGTTTTTCACGATGATCTGTTTAAATGTAACGTACAGCTGTACCTGTCATACTCTGCCTTGAATCACTGGAGCCCATACACATTTGTGTCAATACTGTTAGTCACAATCACTGCACTTGTACCCTCGCTTTCTCGCTGTATGCCTTTCAAGAGTTTTATACTGTGCTAAACTTTGCAGCAGTAGATACTTTTTTCATTCAGAACATCAGTGCTTCAGTCGGCTGGTTGTGGTTGTCAAAGAAAGGTCAAATGAAAGTGAACTGAATGTAGCTTTGAAGGGAGAAGTCTGTTGTTACTGCCTCATAGCTGTCGAACCGTATGTCCTCATGCCTTCTGTATTATtctaaaaataaactaaactataGTTTGTCCTTGTGCCTGTGCCTATATGCATGCGTTTATCTGAGACCACTAGTCAAAAtgcttgttttgctttttttatttttttatttaatacatgaaaagatttatatttcagggTTTCTGTTGGGTTTAATCAGTGAAATTAAAGACTTTTCAAGACTATTAGAATTTGAATTTATGACCTACACGAATTACGATAAATAACTTCAGTCATTCAAATTcctttcaaaaaaatgtttttttttaatttttttgactttcattgaaagtaacaagtttattatttaaagagttattctattatttcttaagattaagaaactgaagccttcaccttctttttcttgagtatcaagaacacaggaacacttaacaattgtaacattgtaaagtaaCAATTATTTAtggcattactttccaaaataacaagtgttattggtgtttggtcacagtattcaacacccacacccagggccgtagctggggtttgcagggccccggtgaaggtggtaccagtgggccctgtttgacatagtttaatttgtatgttcgttcatttttatttatttttgccatttacaCAATGttgaagtttttttcaagtttgtaagtgtccaggtacagaaaacgaataattaaatgtaaaatagcactgtatattctttaatgtaaaaatgaaatatacaatcaaaccaaaatttattcagagaccttcaacatttctcactttATTACAGTTGATttgctattgcttctaaaatggttataaaatatgacaagaatttagatttaaactctgtcagaacaaattcatcttgataatgtcataacttgAAATGTATACGTAATGTGAGTTGGTACCTTTTTTAATcgtgtgagttggtaccttgccgaaatcgcacagaaatcgcaaagtgtatgcccgccttaactggggaaaaaaagttttttcgagcatactttccaaggtgggtattttgacatattttgtatgtatttgtcggcacaagagcaaaaagaagcaaattcggtgtacaagcattttgagacgcctttctctgcctGAGCCCTGAACACCctggtactgaattgggctctttcacatcttttcgTTTGTTCAGAACTGCGATtagtatttgttcgttcatgtgcaggagggaccgtccgtgatacgcgtctctctctctctccgcaccgaacacagcgcgagagtaaccagctactcagttcagcttttccgtgtcttgtgtttggatgcttgataCCGATTGTTAGCGACGGGCTTCAGCCAGCTACTAAACACACCGTTTTCGAGCCATAGATCGTTAAAGGTACATTTTCCCATTGTGAGAGCCAGGATGATTTCAATTAAGCTAAGCTTAAGCTTTCTGTGAAAGTCCTTCTGACAAGTCTGTATGCTGCCGCATGGACCTTGTAGTTCTGGAACGCTGTGATACCACCCAGATTCCTCATACAGAACTACAACAGGTGAAACAAATGAATGCCATTGCCTCTGCGAGGGCATTTTGATGGAAGAACAAATCAATGGACAAGCATATCAATTTAAGACGTGGCTAAATGATTTTATGACATTGTATGGAAAATCCGgacgtttttatgactttttatggccttaattcttattgttaaatttatgactttttatgaccCCGTGGAAACTCCGACATTTAGAAAATGTTATGAGGCAGAAGTTTAATggaaaattaatatgaaaatcaGATTGTCTAATGTTTCCTTcatttgctttaatgacagcagcatTCAAACTACACAAGTTTGTCAGAAACCttatgttctccagcatgatttgatGATCCAAAGAACAGCTTGAGGTTAAATGAAAGTTAAAACACAAAAAATCCCTATATAATCTGAAAGTGTGGCAGTTtacatttgcttttttatttcagaaaagACGAGAATGTCCACATACATTTGCAGTTCTCCATAAATAAGAATAAACCCCAAAggccaaaacaaaaataaaactggttTTAAAGCTGATCAGACAAAAAATCGTTTTTTCCCCGCCTTCTTTGCATGATCCACAGTAGATGCCCTAATATAAAACATGCAATACCTATCAGTATCTAAACTGGCTGATATTGTATTTTCCTGCAACATTTAGAAAATCAGTTGTTAGATCTACTGCTCTACAGCTTTTCAGTCCCTCAAACAGAAAactaaccaaaaaataaaaatttacagaacttgcaatttaattattttcactATTATTCAACAAGTCTATATTTGATACTCAATAAGCGATATTGCTCAGTATGTGGAAAAGCAAAAGCAGCACGTGAAGACAAATAAacccccttatatatatatatatctataacaGTCATTGAAATTTCTAAGaacaaaaaaagtacagtaaaaacaaataaaagtacaaaaatcaAATGGAACAACAAAATATCACGTAAAAGCATTACACCAGTGGAGGTACAGTTATTCAGAATCGCAGTGAGCACAAAACAGCAGGAAAAGGCACAGCTGCTTGCATGAGAAATTGCACTATGTATTGAATCTAAAATACTGTACAGATCTCTGCAAAGACAGAGAATTCATAGAGGCGTCACTAGAACTTTAGCAAAGCACTGTGGTGGGTTTAATATGCAGTGACCACAGCATCAGGACCCCTGTGAAGAGGTTTCATCAGCTTTCTGAAATGACTGATAGAGGCATGTGCCACAAAACATTTATAACTAACAGAAAAAGAAAGGCTTCCCTATAGAACTGCAGTTATAGAAATAATATCTACCAAATTactcacttttattattatttttttttacattttcacattcaTTCAAGTAAAAGATCTCATATTTACACAATCAAGCATAAACTTTCcctccaaaaaacaacaacaaaaacacagtcaTTATTTCGTTTGTGCCCGATTTGTTAACATGAAGAAAACCATTTAGAAAAGCTGTTAACTTTGAAATACATGAATTGGTGTATACAAATACAGTTAATTATGTAGCTACAGAGTTAAGATCATTATTCTAATCCTTTCAGGACACAATAAGCTCTATCCTCCGTGCCCTGTGGGCTCTGACTCCACATGCTGTTGCAATGACACATACAGAACAGAAGAGGGCGACAAAGTGCACAGGTCACTGCATGGCCCCTCTAGTAGTAGAGAGGCGCGGATCTGCCGTCCATGATGCTTGGCCTGAGGTAGACCTCCAGGGAACGGTCACTAGATGGAGAGGGGGGTGGAAAACAAACAATCAGTACGCCAAACAATACGGCCTGCGCTAGTGACCCACTGAACTCTACGACACAAAAACAGCTTAAAGTCTACTGTACTATGATTTGGGATATAGAAGAAAAGTACTGCTGAAAGGCATACGGTGATTCATTTGACATATACTTATGAACAGGTATCTGGAGAAGAGTATATGAAGGGTGTTTGGAGCAAGCATGCAAATGGAACAAGACACCAGTTACTTCTGTCAGCATTGATAGATGCATGCAAGAGTTAGATTCGGGGTTACCTCCAGCGCCAACACCATTTCCTGGCAACATATGACCTCTCTGGCTGGTACGGACTACAGCTCACACACAAAAACCAACCAGAGAGGCAGGTGGCGGTATGAGACGAAACAGTTGTGAAGCCCTACTGCCCGTTAAAGCCGCACAGCGAATGAGAGtcgaaaacaaaccaaaacaaaagaataaaagaaagggCATGATTGGTTTGGGTGAGCAGCAATGGTGAGGCAGGTGACTTACGGAGGTCCTGCAACACTCAGAACCGGGACATTTCAGGACCCAAACTGGAAAGTAAAGAGAGTCCAGGGGTTTGTACCTGAGAGCTCAGCTCAGACCCAGGTTATGCATGGCTACATTTCCACCGCATTCACATGACACATGTTAGTGTTGCGCACGATGACCGTACTGTAGGTTACTTGCTCTGTGACATggcgctttttttttttggactgctcATGGATGACGTCACAATTTTATGCTCGTAGATGAGTCAATAACGCACTTCTAGAAATGACATGGGTTCAAAATATAGTGCAAAATGAAAGGTCTGCCAATAGCAGTTTGGTTAGGAGTTCCAATTAGTACAGAGAGATGTGTATGGAAAACATTGAACTCTTGAAGAGCACATTTAAATTTCAAATCCTTCACAGTTCTTTATATAAAATGCATGCTTATAAAACTGACTTGTCTTATACATCTCAAATAGATCAGATCTTAGAAGATAAGAAGAAGAGGCAAGGCAAGCACAGACATAAACATGGACCATTCACGTATTCAAACAGACATGACGTCATGAtgcacaaaatacacaaacattacgCTAGATTAGAACTGTGTGCTCTTCAGGTTCGT
This region includes:
- the LOC127953218 gene encoding serine/threonine-protein kinase LMTK1 isoform X2; protein product: MRRMKASVFVAVMSSVLFNPSFAFSSHFDTGGSPLSELSWPSSLAVVAVSFSGLFTFVFLMLACLCCKKGDISFKELENMEGEEGQADLSTLASPSSQNDPEVYILPLTEVSLHVSKQPSKSFQLLKSTDLGRHSLLYIKEMGQGWFGKVLLGEVNVGLSTTQVVVKELKASASVQEQMQFLEEVQPYRLLQHSALLQCLSQCSDVTPYLLVMEHCPLGDVKGYLRSCRAAESVTPDPLILQRMACEIASGLLYLHKHNYIHSDLALRNCLLTSELAVKIGDYGLSHSKYKDDYYVTADQIWVPLRWIAPELIDEVHGNLLVVDQTKASNVWSLGVTIWELFELGNQPYRHYSDRQVLTYAVKEQQLKLPKPLLKVPLCERWYEVMQFCWLQPEQRPVVEEVHILLGYLCAKGATESEEDFEKCWNSLRPSMGSSSSHRTPAPEVASSASSSFPLLEHFSMADSFQSENGDDILTVTETSQGLNFEYKWEQARAEQPYCSSSASGPLGKNNPHYQDVYYPISNSTDSYKGESLPLGVSPSYYESDHPGVVPVLSAHSPSVSSEYYIRIEEPVECNISLGDNNLDYSPRLEASNSNLSSTGRRSPIESQPNTYWSAAKEPISNDYGYDSDSILTMEPLQRRLPSSVEIDQSEVYFSSNDRNNLQCEQSPQAGTDVHLIRGHGSNFDEQRRGSEGLCHRLEVVKESPLGVSVSLSSPSLAHCDPYLESKQRTAERSMAGEAYYDIMGPLQKNVPRPHYMSIDIDAGDGFLLGRESSDPEDDDDLFSQNMLTNWNSNHSANNNSLSDRTQAVCFRDAYLDLRHPTPSSHVGNLKSRALETRNSCTYNSINSFKDHSYIEATDSTPTYSNPNADSEGGEYLHLSPDSTQAVESSSRCHSVTESQHIHTWQKNIAQKHIRNNTSDFCVGGCGRINPSTLPSELVATKENILLETRMSSAQKLKLGTDDSAGVCVKMVSCPKDRSRIVSECNHLTDSRMVPDNSSINLVEINDCSDVCMDIPSGVLADYPSDYTEVGNIDLTHRTLQRDIGARHCVDTINLASSSSPCEAFSPDSYHIPIQPKSLDSGYETENNESPEFILKDLEGNPGLSTSVESDECDMLLQMDLDEDVNVMLLHPSSSHRPLNSLGERNQYRDSAYFSDYDMENDKSPSEGVHMFFSCQDEDDVFEIKAEKEDSENKFGREGRNMESEKGHDISVPKDNNAALNAKQLGLKKTSQNLCSSPALVPVISMLSPFPPEMGGCLTKESTPDDGIGLESDHSGEEPNSECYSSTESEGSSSTQEASGVVEHANAVTRDFSSAESLGSDSTIVDLSGEVIQAEEQEACNKLDNLGQRIGNNEEKDESVEEHGIGSALSKPKRDVPLENILPALPEDLDIPAPQGNGEEADEEDSEDSDESDEELRSYNIQEQSDESDEEFPVVPVVVSDRSSARHLRSLLKMPSILTQSFCDELESKKKAVSFFDDVTVFLFDQESPTGELGDYSFPVEGETNWKASEVALPCSQDRDIAPEDSPGRNVSEESGAFQWQDDFPLMQSPSTSEPGFEEIASAPNSPAKSPDVTPAPPLSRFSVSRFSITHVSDSDMDSIGGKSENEAQE
- the LOC127953218 gene encoding serine/threonine-protein kinase LMTK1 isoform X6, with protein sequence MGQGWFGKVLLGEVNVGLSTTQVVVKELKASASVQEQMQFLEEVQPYRLLQHSALLQCLSQCSDVTPYLLVMEHCPLGDVKGYLRSCRAAESVTPDPLILQRMACEIASGLLYLHKHNYIHSDLALRNCLLTSELAVKIGDYGLSHSKYKDDYYVTADQIWVPLRWIAPELIDEVHGNLLVVDQTKASNVWSLGVTIWELFELGNQPYRHYSDRQVLTYAVKEQQLKLPKPLLKVPLCERWYEVMQFCWLQPEQRPVVEEVHILLGYLCAKGATESEEDFEKCWNSLRPSMGSSSSHRTPAPEVASSASSSFPLLEHFSMADSFQSENGDDILTVTETSQGLNFEYKWEQARAEQPYCSSSASGPLGKNNPHYQDVYYPISNSTDSYKGESLPLGVSPSYYESDHPGVVPVLSAHSPSVSSEYYIRIEEPVECNISLGDNNLDYSPRLEASNSNLSSTGRRSPIESQPNTYWSAAKEPISNDYGYDSDSILTMEPLQRRLPSSVEIDQSEVYFSSNDRNNLQCEQSPQAGTDVHLIRGHGSNFDEQRRGSEGLCHRLEVVKESPLGVSVSLSSPSLAHCDPYLESKQRTAERSMAGEAYYDIMGPLQKNVPRPHYMSIDIDAGDGFLLGRESSDPEDDDDLFSQNMLTNWNSNHSANNNSLSDRTQAVCFRDAYLDLRHPTPSSHVGNLKSRALETRNSCTYNSINSFKDHSYIEATDSTPTYSNPNADSEGGEYLHLSPDSTQAVESSSRCHSVTESQHIHTWQKNIAQKHIRNNTSDFCVGGCGRINPSTLPSELVATKENILLETRMSSAQKLKLGTDDSAGVCVKMVSCPKDRSRIVSECNHLTDSRMVPDNSSINLVEINDCSDVCMDIPSGVLADYPSDYTEVGNIDLTHRTLQRDIGARHCVDTINLASSSSPCEAFSPDSYHIPIQPKSLDSGYETENNESPEFILKDLEGNPGLSTSVESDECDMLLQMDLDEDVNVMLLHPSSSHRPLNSLGERNQYRDSAYFSDYDMENDKSPSEGVHMFFSCQDEDDVFEIKAEKEDSENKFGREGRNMESEKGHDISVPKDNNAALNAKQLGLKKTSQNLCSSPALVPVISMLSPFPPEMGGCLTKESTPDDGIGLESDHSGEEPNSECYSSTESEGSSSTQEASGVVEHANAVTRDFSSAESLGSDSTIVDLSGEVIQAEEQEACNKLDNLGQRIGNNEEKDESVEEHGIGSALSKPKRDVPLENILPALPEDLDIPAPQGNGEEADEEDSEDSDESDEELRSYNIQEQSDESDEEFPVVPVVVSDRSSARHLRSLLKMPSILTQSFCDELESKKKAVSFFDDVTVFLFDQCQCHSQPVSCCVSTQESPTGELGDYSFPVEGETNWKASEVALPCSQDRDIAPEDSPGRNVSEESGAFQWQDDFPLMQSPSTSEPGFEEIASAPNSPAKSPDVTPAPPLSRFSVSRFSITHVSDSDMDSIGGKSENEAQE